A part of Apostichopus japonicus isolate 1M-3 chromosome 10, ASM3797524v1, whole genome shotgun sequence genomic DNA contains:
- the LOC139974969 gene encoding methionine--tRNA ligase, mitochondrial-like, with the protein MRLLLSLFTPLGKHVHPLKHVGFCRHLSSTAKLQNLNGFCISTPIFYVNAVPHIGHLYSAVLADFAHRYHKLKGASGTIFSTGTDEHGLKIQQAAVAAGKDPQIFCDEVSKEFKRLFDRSDVVYTDFIRTTEARHKKAVKCFWEKLFKSGFIYKGHYEGWYSTSDETFLPESQVTKAVDKQGKEIQVSIDSGNLVEWTTETNYLFKLSEFQDSLSHWLESNPKSIQPSKFYSMVQGWIQGGLKDLSVSRQRSRLEWGIPVPGDDSQTIYVWLDALINYITVCGYPDNISGWPGINIVGKDILKFHAIYWPAFLMAAGLDPPQSIVCHSHWTMDSFKMSKSRGNVVDPFNQLKKFSSDGLRYFLLREGVLHSDGDYSERKVAKVLNVELADTLGNLLSRVTGAALNPHQQFPPFHQEYFPRNGPRGAMSGVSKEDYNLLDALQKLPEVVDDHFSSFHVYKGLDEIMSCLRQANSFTQRHEPWKLAKDEREKDRLETVLHVVMETLRLSGILLQPVTPNLAERLLNRLGIPATQRSFNDLRPFSWQGGHLGEAEGIVFPKVEESLR; encoded by the exons ATGAGGCTATTACTCTCTCTTTTTACCCCATTGGGAAAACATGTCCATCCCCTCAAGCACGTTGGATTTTGCAGACATTTGTCTTCGACTGCAAAGTTGCAGAACTTGAATGGTTTCTGTATTTCTACACCAATCTTTTATGTCAATGCAG TTCCACACATTGGTCACCTGTATTCTGCAGTTTTGGCAGACTTTGCTCATAGATACCACAAATTGAAAGGGGCATCTGGTACGATTTTTTCAACTGGCACAGATGAGCATGGATTGAAAATTCAACAGGCTGCTGTTGCAGCTGGGAAAGATCCTCAAATCTTCTGCGATGAAGTTTCCAAAGAATTCAAG CGTTTGTTTGATAGAAGTGATGTGGTCTACACAGACTTCATCAGAACAACGGAAGCAAGGCACAAGAAAGCTGTGAAATGTTTTTGG GAGAAGCTGTTCAAGTCTGGATTCATATACAAAGGTCACTACGAGGGATGGTACTCTACTTCAGACGAGACGTTTCTACCCGAGAGCCAGGTCACAAAGGCTGTTGATAAGCAAGGAAAGGAAATTCAG GTTTCCATTGATAGTGGCAATCTAGTGGAATGGACCACAGAAACCAACTACTTATTCAAATTAAGCGAGTTTCAAGACAGTCTAAGTCATTGGTTGGAAAGTAATCCCAAAT CCATTCAGCCATCAAAGTTTTACTCCATGGTGCAGGGGTGGATTCAGGGAGGTCTCAAGGATCTATCTGTTTCTCGTCAGAGGAGTCGTCTGGAGTGGGGTATCCCAGTGCCAGGAGATGATAGCCAAACG ATTTATGTTTGGTTGGATGCTTTAATAAATTACATCACAGTCTGTGGCTATCCTGATAACATCAGTGGTTGGCCCGGGATCAATATTGTTGGCAAAGATATTTTGAA GTTTCATGCCATCTACTGGCCAGCATTTCTAATGGCTGCTGGCTTAGACCCTCCCCAGTCTATAGTCTGCCATTCACATTGGACCATGGACAGTTTCAAG ATGTCCAAAAGTAGAGGTAATGTGGTGGACCCATTCAACCAACTCAAAAAATTCTCTTCGGACGGTCTGCGCTATTTTCTCTTGAGAGAGGGTGTCCTTCATTCTGATGGAG ATTATTCCGAAAGGAAAGTGGCCAAGgttttaaatgttgaattagCAGACACTTTAGGTAACCTCCTCTCCAGAGTGACTGGCGCTGCCCTCAACCCTCATCAACAGTTCCCGCCATTTCACCAAGAGTATTTTCCTCGGAATGGTCCTCGAGGTGCAATGTCTGGAGTATCCAAAGAGGATTACAACTTACTAGATGCCTTGCAAAAGTTACCAG AAGTAGTAGACGATCACTTCAGCTCGTTTCATGTTTACAAAGGTTTGGATGAAATCATGTCATGTTTAAGACAGGCCAATAGCTTCACACAAAGACACGAACCTTGGAAACTGGCGAAAGACGAGAGAGAGAAAGACCGCTTGGAGACAGTTTTACATGTTGTCATGGAAACGTTAAGATTATCAGGGATTCTGCTGCAGCCTGTGACTCCAAATTTAGCAGAAAGACTTTTAAATAGACTAGGTATTCCAGCAACACAGAGAAGCTTCAATGACCTTCGACCATTTAGTTGGCAAGGCGGCCATCTTGGTGAAGCTGAAGGAATCGTCTTCCCAAAGGTAGAAGAATCTTTGAGGTGA